In Pseudothermotoga hypogea DSM 11164 = NBRC 106472, the following are encoded in one genomic region:
- a CDS encoding FeoA family protein has translation MSLSDVPVGFEAKIISVPDDDVGSRLLSIGFVPGNSVKVISCAPLGDPRVYMVMGKMVTLRNDEAKRIQVSMEDEIEQLSNVTEGSWRVIHLVGGRNFRDKLRSMGIDIGSTVKVISKGVVETNRGVFRIGLGMARRIYLRRDDV, from the coding sequence ATGTCGCTCTCGGATGTTCCCGTAGGCTTTGAGGCAAAGATAATTTCCGTACCGGATGATGACGTGGGCAGCAGGCTGTTATCCATAGGTTTTGTTCCGGGCAACAGCGTGAAGGTGATCAGCTGTGCTCCCTTAGGCGATCCGAGAGTCTACATGGTCATGGGTAAGATGGTGACGCTGAGAAACGATGAGGCCAAGCGAATCCAAGTGTCTATGGAGGATGAAATAGAACAACTCTCGAACGTTACCGAGGGAAGCTGGCGGGTTATTCATCTGGTCGGAGGGCGGAATTTTCGTGACAAGCTCAGATCCATGGGCATCGACATCGGCAGCACCGTGAAAGTCATTTCGAAGGGTGTCGTCGAAACGAACAGAGGAGTGTTCAGGATAGGCTTGGGGATGGCCAGAAGGATCTACCTCAGGAGGGATGATGTTTGA